From Mucilaginibacter rubeus, a single genomic window includes:
- a CDS encoding SusC/RagA family TonB-linked outer membrane protein encodes MQIKHLLKVCFFAVFLFLMEPAMAQNKIITGKVTDKKDGSPLIGVSVVTAVGASGGAITTADGSYRISVPATAKSLTFTYVGYSNLTVPINGQSQISVSMESASKALNEVVVVGYGTQRVKDATGSVASLSTKDFNKGQIATPDQLLQGRIAGVTVTPGSGEPGSGASINIRGTGSIRAGNDPLYVIDGVPVSNDSYAASSAASPIGMSSARNPLSFLNPADIENISVLKDASASAIYGSRGANGVVLITTRKGRKGQGIQFSENTSYSTAASRYKLLNASQFLQAVAATGADADAINKGANTNWQDEIFRGAVSQNFNLGFGGATGGFVYRVSGSYDDQNGVIKKSGLKRGTVRINATQSLFKDVVKLDLNLLGSNVKNIYAPITNNAGFQGSLIGATIGLNPTYPVKNPDGTYYYDGSSLNPVDMLNNTWDRDNVNRVLANLGLSIKLTRNLTYRGTYGNDYSLAKRYTFYDPRIQGYTSSGSIRGKTTPAISGTGMGALQTVKLGNAITEQTLTFDKKWTDNSSLTVLAGYSYQVFNNKNFNDIRFKTSQPNVLVKNVNDFQNPFPIFGDTTRSQLQSYYGRLNYSYKDKYLLTATVRTDGSSKFGKNNRYATFPALALKWKIMNESFAPKGIFDDLSLRLNYGKTGNQEFPAYQSLSVYQSDLNGGTNQLYAPNPDLKWETTTNYGAGIDFAIFGNRVTGTIDYFNKSTKDLLFFQYFSAPAPAPGQWINLPGKVLNKGLELGLSVAAVQGPKFTWDINYNMTFLSNKVQDFKQRVVQTGAISGQGLSGAFSQVIQNNYPLFTFKVTQYNGLDKDGFAIYPNGIDVQTLQGSALPKFTASLTNNFTYGNWNLSVFLNAVTGFYIYDNTANAYFYRGSLLTGHNVSTDVAFTNENPLNSGQVSTRWLEKGDFVRLSNVTLGYTFPLKNGKFIKSLRVALTGQNLAIITGYKGLDPEINVNKDINSVPSRGIDYTAYPKARTYTFGLTAGF; translated from the coding sequence ATGCAAATTAAACATTTACTCAAAGTATGTTTCTTTGCTGTTTTTCTCTTTTTGATGGAGCCTGCTATGGCCCAAAATAAGATAATAACAGGTAAAGTAACTGACAAAAAAGATGGTTCCCCTTTAATAGGGGTATCGGTGGTAACAGCCGTTGGTGCTTCAGGCGGGGCTATTACCACAGCAGACGGCTCTTATCGTATATCGGTACCTGCAACTGCCAAAAGCCTTACATTCACTTACGTAGGATATTCAAATCTTACTGTTCCTATCAATGGGCAATCGCAAATCAGCGTAAGCATGGAATCGGCCAGCAAGGCCCTTAATGAAGTAGTTGTAGTAGGTTACGGTACCCAACGTGTAAAAGACGCAACCGGTTCTGTAGCTTCATTAAGTACCAAAGATTTTAACAAAGGACAAATAGCAACACCAGATCAGTTGCTTCAGGGCCGTATTGCCGGTGTAACAGTTACTCCGGGCAGTGGTGAGCCAGGAAGCGGTGCTTCTATTAATATAAGGGGTACCGGTTCTATAAGGGCTGGTAATGACCCGTTATATGTAATTGATGGTGTACCTGTATCTAATGACAGCTATGCGGCTTCAAGCGCTGCAAGCCCTATTGGTATGTCATCAGCCCGTAACCCTTTATCTTTCCTAAACCCTGCCGATATCGAAAATATTTCGGTATTAAAAGATGCCTCTGCTTCGGCCATTTATGGTTCAAGAGGTGCTAACGGCGTTGTGTTGATCACAACAAGAAAAGGAAGAAAAGGACAAGGGATACAGTTTTCTGAAAACACTTCATATTCAACAGCTGCAAGCCGTTACAAGTTGCTTAATGCTTCACAATTTCTTCAGGCTGTTGCAGCAACCGGTGCTGATGCGGATGCAATTAATAAAGGGGCAAACACCAACTGGCAGGATGAGATATTCAGAGGTGCGGTTTCTCAGAATTTTAACCTTGGTTTTGGTGGTGCTACCGGTGGTTTTGTTTATCGCGTATCCGGAAGCTACGATGATCAAAACGGTGTAATTAAGAAATCTGGCTTAAAACGTGGTACAGTAAGGATCAACGCCACACAGTCTTTATTTAAAGATGTAGTAAAGCTTGATCTTAATTTATTGGGATCAAACGTAAAAAACATTTACGCGCCTATCACCAACAACGCTGGTTTCCAGGGTAGTCTTATCGGCGCTACGATCGGTTTAAATCCAACTTATCCGGTTAAAAACCCCGACGGAACTTACTATTATGACGGCAGCAGCCTTAACCCGGTAGATATGCTTAACAACACCTGGGATAGGGATAACGTGAACCGCGTATTGGCCAATTTAGGGTTGAGCATCAAATTAACCAGGAATTTAACTTATCGTGGCACCTATGGCAATGATTATTCACTGGCTAAACGTTATACTTTCTATGACCCAAGGATTCAGGGTTATACCAGTAGCGGCAGTATCAGAGGTAAAACTACCCCGGCTATATCAGGTACCGGCATGGGGGCGCTACAAACGGTTAAACTTGGCAACGCGATTACAGAGCAAACTTTAACTTTTGATAAAAAATGGACCGATAACAGTTCTCTGACAGTGTTGGCCGGTTACTCGTACCAGGTATTTAATAACAAAAACTTTAATGACATTCGTTTTAAAACGTCTCAGCCAAATGTTCTTGTTAAAAACGTAAACGACTTTCAAAATCCTTTCCCAATATTTGGTGATACCACCCGCTCACAGTTACAATCATATTATGGCAGGTTAAATTATTCATATAAAGATAAATACCTGTTAACAGCTACTGTACGTACCGATGGTTCTTCAAAATTTGGTAAGAATAACCGTTACGCAACATTCCCGGCGTTGGCTCTTAAATGGAAGATCATGAATGAGAGCTTTGCTCCAAAAGGCATCTTCGATGATCTTAGCCTTCGCTTAAACTATGGTAAAACAGGTAACCAGGAGTTCCCTGCATACCAGTCGCTGTCAGTTTATCAATCTGATTTGAATGGAGGTACCAACCAGCTTTATGCACCTAACCCTGATTTGAAATGGGAAACTACCACTAACTACGGTGCTGGTATCGATTTCGCGATCTTTGGCAATAGGGTAACCGGTACTATTGATTACTTCAACAAGAGCACGAAAGACCTCTTATTCTTCCAATATTTCTCGGCCCCAGCTCCAGCTCCCGGCCAGTGGATAAACCTTCCGGGTAAAGTGTTGAACAAAGGTTTGGAGTTAGGTTTAAGTGTAGCTGCTGTACAGGGCCCTAAGTTCACCTGGGATATCAATTACAATATGACCTTTTTGAGCAATAAAGTTCAAGACTTTAAACAAAGGGTTGTACAAACTGGTGCTATCAGCGGTCAGGGCTTATCAGGCGCGTTTTCTCAGGTTATTCAAAATAACTACCCATTGTTTACCTTTAAGGTTACACAATACAATGGCCTTGATAAAGACGGCTTTGCAATCTATCCTAACGGTATAGACGTGCAGACATTGCAAGGCAGCGCTTTACCTAAGTTTACCGCCAGCTTAACCAACAACTTCACTTACGGAAACTGGAATTTAAGTGTTTTCCTGAATGCAGTTACAGGCTTTTACATTTATGACAACACAGCCAACGCATATTTCTATCGTGGAAGTTTGCTAACTGGTCACAATGTTTCAACCGACGTTGCATTTACAAATGAAAACCCGCTTAACTCTGGTCAGGTATCTACACGCTGGCTCGAAAAAGGTGATTTTGTTCGTCTTTCAAACGTAACCTTAGGTTATACATTCCCATTGAAAAATGGTAAATTTATTAAATCGCTGAGGGTAGCTCTTACCGGCCAAAACTTAGCTATCATAACCGGTTATAAAGGATTAGATCCTGAAATAAATGTTAATAAAGATATTAATAGTGTGCCATCAAGAGGTATCGACTATACTGCATACCCTAAAGCCCGTACATATACATTTGGTTTAACAGCAGGATTTTAA
- a CDS encoding DUF6377 domain-containing protein: MKYIFYLLFSFISLSANALTDTNTLLEELKNEIAKKNVYDGAKDVRIQKLKVYQSKLSQTDYDARFDTWDKLYTEYKSYQFDSAYVYVDKMISLSKVTGNKKKEYYSYVRMAFILLSSGMFNETFDYLRKVDVKVLSDVDKVDYYFFLGRCNYDLAKYSNDKYFTPDYISAGNKYIDSAVSFCGNDHIMHTYLLALQDYQKKDYKEGRIRFKKLLERDMPISMHLRAMASCSLGAICLEDNEPEEGLNLMIRAAIADIRSSTRETVALFTLAELLYKQDNIKDAYSFIQLAKADADFYGARQRKIQIGAILPLIAAAELNNTEHQKNRFLMFLLIITALAILVAFFLVMIVKQLKKLKVKEAIIEGKNVQLNHINGKLIEDAKIKEEYIGQFFKAISGYIVKLENLKISIDAKLSMKKYDAIHTFIDNIDIKKERENLYYSFDHIFLKIFPNFITVFNSLFAEKDQIWPDEDEVLNTDLRIFALIRMGIADNETIAKILEYSVNTIYVYKMRIKAKSLHPDQFEQRIMDIKAFDYD, translated from the coding sequence ATGAAATACATTTTCTACCTGCTTTTTTCATTCATTAGTCTCTCAGCAAATGCGTTAACTGATACCAACACTTTACTTGAAGAACTAAAAAATGAAATAGCAAAGAAAAATGTATATGACGGGGCTAAAGATGTAAGGATCCAAAAACTAAAGGTATATCAATCCAAGCTTTCACAAACCGACTACGACGCCAGGTTTGATACCTGGGACAAGCTGTATACCGAATACAAATCATACCAGTTTGATTCGGCCTATGTTTATGTCGATAAAATGATATCGCTGAGCAAGGTAACCGGTAATAAAAAGAAAGAGTATTATAGCTATGTCAGGATGGCTTTCATCCTGCTCTCGTCAGGTATGTTTAATGAAACCTTTGATTATTTGCGTAAAGTAGACGTAAAGGTATTAAGTGATGTAGATAAGGTTGACTATTATTTTTTTTTAGGCAGATGCAATTACGACCTGGCAAAATACAGCAACGACAAATATTTCACTCCAGATTACATTTCTGCAGGGAATAAATACATTGATTCGGCGGTTTCGTTTTGTGGTAACGATCATATAATGCATACCTATCTGCTTGCATTGCAGGATTATCAGAAAAAAGACTACAAAGAAGGCCGTATACGGTTCAAAAAATTACTGGAAAGGGACATGCCCATTTCCATGCACCTCCGCGCGATGGCATCTTGTTCGTTAGGTGCCATCTGTCTCGAAGATAATGAGCCGGAAGAGGGTTTAAACCTGATGATCCGCGCCGCGATAGCCGATATAAGATCATCAACCCGTGAAACTGTAGCTTTGTTTACCCTTGCTGAGTTATTGTATAAACAGGATAATATTAAAGATGCCTACAGTTTTATTCAGCTTGCCAAAGCCGACGCCGACTTTTACGGCGCCCGACAGCGTAAAATACAAATAGGGGCCATTTTACCGTTAATAGCCGCTGCCGAACTTAATAATACTGAGCATCAAAAGAATCGCTTTCTGATGTTTTTGTTGATTATTACCGCACTTGCCATACTGGTAGCGTTTTTCCTGGTAATGATCGTTAAACAATTAAAAAAGCTAAAGGTTAAGGAAGCTATTATCGAAGGAAAAAATGTGCAGTTAAACCACATTAACGGCAAATTAATTGAAGATGCCAAAATTAAAGAGGAGTACATTGGACAGTTTTTTAAAGCTATCTCGGGATACATTGTTAAGCTCGAAAATCTCAAGATTTCGATTGATGCCAAACTCTCTATGAAGAAGTATGATGCTATTCATACATTTATAGATAACATAGATATTAAAAAAGAGAGGGAAAACCTGTACTACAGCTTTGACCATATCTTTTTAAAAATCTTCCCCAATTTCATTACGGTATTTAATAGCCTCTTTGCCGAAAAAGACCAGATCTGGCCCGACGAAGATGAAGTATTAAATACGGACCTCCGGATATTCGCGCTTATAAGAATGGGTATTGCAGATAATGAAACAATTGCCAAAATACTGGAGTATTCTGTAAACACAATTTACGTTTACAAAATGAGGATTAAAGCAAAATCTCTCCACCCTGATCAGTTTGAGCAACGCATCATGGATATCAAAGCTTTTGACTATGATTAA
- a CDS encoding RNA recognition motif domain-containing protein, producing the protein MVKLFVGGFPLEMTELELVKMIGPHGDVETIKIVRDKKTRICKGYAFLEMKDRTGAENAVIALDGTEIGDRVLSVKINDDFVKKTPPPRKSFGYGNNNNRSNNYGNRNNDNRSYNSQSNYRSSNSNEQSPSGDRPRRPRKTM; encoded by the coding sequence ATGGTCAAATTATTTGTAGGCGGCTTTCCTCTGGAAATGACAGAGCTGGAACTTGTTAAAATGATAGGTCCGCATGGTGATGTGGAAACGATAAAAATTGTACGTGATAAAAAGACAAGAATATGCAAGGGATACGCATTTCTTGAAATGAAAGACCGTACAGGAGCTGAGAATGCAGTAATTGCTTTGGATGGAACCGAAATTGGCGACCGGGTATTAAGCGTAAAAATAAACGACGACTTTGTTAAGAAAACGCCGCCGCCACGTAAATCTTTCGGCTATGGTAACAATAATAACCGAAGCAATAATTACGGCAACAGAAATAATGATAACAGGAGTTACAACAGTCAAAGTAATTACAGAAGTAGTAATAGCAACGAACAGTCGCCGTCAGGTGACCGACCAAGGCGTCCAAGAAAAACGATGTAG
- a CDS encoding phospho-sugar mutase, with protein MQELDPTILQKANSWLQGNYDADVKQEIQKLIDDKAYTELTDSFYRDLEFGTGGLRGTMGPGSNRINKYTIGAATQGLANYLKKTYPGEKIKVAIAHDSRNNADFFSTITAEVFSANDIHVYFFKALRPTPELSFAVRHLGCKSGVMLTASHNPKEYNGYKAYGADGGQFVSPHDKAVMDEVAAISSIDEIKFNRVDANIEEIGEEIDELYLSKITELSVSPDAIARQKDLKIVYSPIHGTGITLVPQALERFGFENVILVDEQITPDGNFPTVVYPNPEEKEALTLALKKAQEADADLVLATDPDADRVGIAVKDTNGEFILLNGNQTGAMLINYLLSAWEEKGKLTGKEYIVKTIVTTNLIERIAEAKNVTYYNTLTGFKYIGELMTHFEGKQTFIGGGEESYGYLIGELVRDKDAVVSSAFIAEMTAYYKDKGSSLFEALIDTYVQYGFYKEKLISLTKKGKTGAEEIKEMMEKFRTNPPATLGGSKVTTLKDYEKRIETDLVSNTTKPIELPASDVLQFITEDGSIISARPSGTEPKIKFYCSVNGKLDSKEVYAETDKQLDAKIASIMQDLGV; from the coding sequence ATGCAGGAATTAGACCCCACCATTCTTCAAAAAGCAAACTCATGGCTTCAAGGAAATTATGATGCTGATGTAAAGCAGGAAATCCAAAAGTTAATTGACGATAAGGCATACACCGAACTGACTGATTCATTTTATCGTGATCTGGAATTTGGTACAGGCGGCCTTCGCGGCACTATGGGGCCAGGTTCAAACCGTATTAATAAATATACCATAGGTGCGGCAACTCAAGGTTTAGCTAATTACCTTAAAAAAACATACCCGGGCGAAAAGATTAAGGTGGCCATAGCTCATGACAGCCGTAACAATGCTGATTTTTTTTCTACTATCACTGCCGAGGTTTTCTCTGCTAATGATATCCATGTTTATTTTTTCAAGGCGCTTCGCCCAACACCCGAGCTTTCATTTGCCGTACGCCATTTAGGTTGTAAAAGTGGTGTAATGCTTACTGCATCTCACAATCCTAAAGAATATAATGGCTATAAAGCTTATGGCGCCGATGGTGGCCAGTTTGTTTCGCCTCATGATAAAGCCGTAATGGATGAAGTTGCAGCTATCAGCAGTATTGATGAGATCAAATTCAATCGTGTTGATGCTAATATCGAAGAAATAGGGGAAGAAATTGATGAACTTTACCTGAGCAAGATCACTGAACTTTCTGTCTCGCCTGATGCTATCGCGCGTCAAAAAGACCTTAAAATAGTTTATTCTCCAATTCACGGTACTGGTATAACTTTAGTACCGCAAGCCTTGGAAAGATTTGGTTTCGAAAACGTGATCCTGGTTGACGAGCAAATTACTCCCGACGGTAATTTCCCTACAGTAGTATATCCAAATCCGGAGGAGAAAGAAGCTTTAACACTTGCTCTTAAAAAAGCGCAGGAAGCCGACGCCGATCTTGTTTTGGCTACAGACCCTGATGCCGACCGTGTTGGTATAGCTGTAAAAGATACTAATGGTGAGTTTATCCTGCTTAACGGTAACCAAACCGGCGCAATGCTCATCAATTATTTATTAAGTGCCTGGGAAGAAAAAGGTAAGCTTACCGGTAAAGAGTACATCGTTAAAACCATTGTTACTACCAATCTTATCGAGCGCATTGCCGAAGCCAAAAACGTTACTTACTATAACACATTAACCGGCTTTAAATATATCGGTGAGTTGATGACCCATTTTGAAGGCAAACAAACCTTTATTGGCGGTGGCGAAGAAAGCTACGGTTATTTAATAGGCGAACTGGTAAGGGATAAAGATGCCGTTGTTTCAAGCGCGTTCATTGCCGAAATGACTGCTTATTACAAAGACAAAGGCAGCAGCTTGTTTGAGGCGCTAATTGATACTTATGTGCAATATGGCTTTTACAAAGAGAAATTGATCTCTTTAACTAAAAAAGGCAAAACCGGTGCTGAAGAGATCAAAGAGATGATGGAGAAATTCCGTACCAATCCTCCGGCTACTTTGGGTGGTTCAAAAGTAACTACGCTTAAAGATTACGAAAAACGCATAGAAACCGACTTGGTAAGCAATACAACCAAGCCGATTGAATTACCGGCTTCTGATGTTTTACAGTTCATTACCGAAGACGGAAGTATTATTTCTGCCCGTCCTTCAGGAACAGAGCCTAAAATTAAGTTCTATTGCAGCGTAAACGGAAAGCTTGATAGCAAAGAAGTGTATGCTGAAACAGATAAACAGCTTGACGCCAAGATAGCTTCTATCATGCAAGACCTTGGTGTTTAA
- a CDS encoding serine hydrolase has product MKLNLKYGFLFAMLALGTGKAFGQQSKVANIDTLIQRANRLGLFSGNVLVADHGKVIYKTAIGYADAAKTIRLTDQYRFHIGSIAKEFNAVGIMMLEEQGKLSLDDKVSKYLPQLPAWASKIRIINLLQYTSGLPDVKWKTAKNDADNMVDLMKIDSLDFEPGKKYAYNNNNVFLQRRIIEKITGISFKQFVEDYELKPAGMNTAIVDPTENDKLIARSFNNDGKTDDLVYPISGWTAVTLDDFYAWANAIIKFKLISPVATREIINGVTPGRQSGLGGGSMDGDKMISHVHDGTSLNYQALLVSKVPEGVTIILMTNNKQGNLYSIEKSIEAILDGKPYAQVKRSFLDTFSAKLDLMSGEQIISFYSDLKTKHGNEYSFDDESTLNETGYYLMSKKRLTDAVRIFEYNTQLFPKSGNVFDSLGEAYYNQSNKSLALLNYKKSLQLDPANENAKKFITELDK; this is encoded by the coding sequence ATGAAATTGAATTTAAAGTACGGCTTTTTATTCGCGATGCTTGCCTTGGGTACAGGTAAAGCCTTTGGTCAGCAAAGCAAGGTTGCTAATATTGATACCTTAATTCAAAGGGCAAACAGGTTAGGCTTGTTTAGTGGTAATGTTTTAGTTGCCGATCATGGAAAAGTTATTTATAAAACGGCCATCGGCTATGCTGATGCTGCCAAAACCATCAGACTTACAGATCAGTACCGGTTTCATATAGGATCAATAGCTAAAGAATTTAACGCGGTTGGCATTATGATGCTTGAAGAACAAGGTAAGTTAAGCCTGGACGACAAAGTATCTAAATACCTGCCCCAACTGCCCGCATGGGCAAGTAAGATCAGGATCATTAACCTGTTACAGTACACCAGTGGTTTACCTGATGTGAAATGGAAAACGGCAAAGAACGACGCCGATAATATGGTCGATTTAATGAAGATCGACTCGCTGGATTTTGAGCCCGGTAAAAAGTATGCCTATAATAATAACAATGTTTTTCTGCAGCGACGCATTATTGAGAAGATAACAGGCATCAGCTTTAAACAATTTGTTGAGGATTATGAATTAAAGCCAGCTGGCATGAATACAGCGATTGTTGACCCCACCGAAAACGACAAGCTCATTGCCCGGTCATTTAACAATGATGGCAAAACCGACGACCTTGTTTATCCAATATCCGGCTGGACAGCAGTAACGCTCGACGATTTTTACGCCTGGGCAAACGCGATAATTAAATTTAAACTGATAAGTCCCGTTGCTACCCGCGAGATCATTAACGGCGTAACCCCTGGAAGGCAGTCGGGTCTTGGCGGTGGCAGCATGGATGGCGATAAAATGATTAGCCATGTACATGACGGCACCTCATTAAATTACCAGGCTTTGCTGGTAAGTAAGGTGCCCGAAGGTGTTACCATTATTTTAATGACCAATAACAAGCAGGGAAACCTGTATTCAATTGAAAAATCCATTGAGGCCATTTTAGATGGTAAGCCTTACGCACAGGTGAAAAGATCGTTCCTGGATACATTTAGCGCAAAGCTGGATTTGATGAGCGGCGAGCAGATTATCAGTTTCTATAGTGACCTCAAAACCAAACATGGTAACGAATACAGTTTTGACGATGAGAGTACTTTAAACGAAACCGGTTATTACTTAATGAGTAAAAAAAGGCTGACCGATGCCGTTCGTATTTTTGAATATAATACCCAGCTATTCCCAAAATCGGGCAATGTGTTTGATAGCCTCGGCGAGGCTTATTACAATCAGAGTAATAAATCATTGGCCTTATTGAATTATAAGAAGTCGTTACAACTTGATCCGGCAAATGAAAATGCCAAAAAGTTCATAACCGAATTGGATAAATAG
- a CDS encoding HTH domain-containing protein, giving the protein MNRADRLLRVLVLLQTRDVVSVELLKAQFHISTRTAYQDLEALKQLKITVTFEPEKGCFVLVGSCPSPGNNSEILSQPMMIIPPAIKNEVLSVIPREFNNDPQNSSS; this is encoded by the coding sequence ATGAATAGGGCCGACAGGTTGCTCAGGGTATTGGTGTTACTGCAAACCAGGGATGTGGTTTCTGTTGAGCTATTGAAAGCACAGTTCCATATCAGCACGCGCACCGCCTATCAGGACCTTGAGGCACTAAAACAACTAAAAATAACAGTAACATTTGAACCAGAAAAAGGCTGTTTTGTTTTAGTTGGAAGCTGTCCATCACCTGGCAACAACAGCGAAATTCTTTCTCAGCCAATGATGATTATTCCACCCGCTATAAAAAATGAGGTTTTGTCTGTTATTCCCCGCGAGTTTAATAATGATCCTCAAAACTCATCGTCGTAG
- a CDS encoding dihydrofolate reductase family protein, translating into MRKLTVSLNITLDGFVAAEDEGLDWHSPYWTDEIAETTAELLSKADTILLGKNTYQAMAAYWPFQAKSMNFPRTDIAYADMMNTYQKVVISSTMNAAWWNNSLLLKGDLRQIIGNLKKQNGRDILTYGSISVVKKLAAVDLIDEYQLWVHPVILGNGRPLFNGLKSSLPLKLLSQKVFSSGVILMVYRSHD; encoded by the coding sequence ATGCGTAAACTCACAGTATCTCTCAATATTACATTAGACGGCTTCGTGGCGGCGGAAGATGAGGGACTTGACTGGCACTCGCCATACTGGACTGATGAAATAGCCGAAACTACTGCTGAGTTGTTAAGTAAGGCGGATACTATCTTATTAGGTAAAAATACCTACCAGGCCATGGCCGCGTATTGGCCTTTTCAGGCTAAAAGCATGAATTTCCCACGTACGGATATAGCTTATGCCGATATGATGAATACCTATCAAAAAGTTGTTATATCTTCAACAATGAACGCTGCGTGGTGGAATAATTCGTTACTGCTGAAAGGTGATTTAAGACAAATTATTGGAAACCTAAAAAAGCAAAACGGCCGCGATATTCTCACTTACGGAAGTATTAGCGTTGTTAAAAAGCTGGCGGCGGTTGATTTGATTGATGAATACCAGCTTTGGGTACACCCGGTAATTTTAGGTAATGGCCGGCCGCTCTTTAATGGGTTGAAAAGCTCATTACCTTTAAAATTGCTGTCGCAAAAGGTTTTTTCGTCAGGTGTTATTTTGATGGTTTATCGATCGCATGATTGA
- a CDS encoding DoxX family protein: MKPKTIKILYWTFTTLFLLAMLGDAYGGITMQQAGKDSLAKLGYPMYLLVIMGSAKIAGVLAIAQTKYKVIKEWAYSGFTISFIGAFLSWFAIGAGGAMLVPPVVMLIVMFFTYYLWKKYEQVKDLNVTNTRLAGNTELA, translated from the coding sequence ATGAAACCAAAAACAATTAAAATTCTGTATTGGACCTTCACTACTCTTTTTTTATTGGCAATGCTTGGCGACGCTTATGGCGGCATTACCATGCAGCAGGCGGGCAAAGATTCATTAGCAAAACTGGGATATCCTATGTACCTGCTGGTAATTATGGGATCGGCAAAAATCGCAGGCGTGCTGGCCATAGCGCAAACTAAATATAAGGTAATTAAAGAATGGGCTTATTCCGGCTTTACCATCAGCTTTATAGGCGCGTTTTTATCATGGTTTGCAATTGGTGCCGGAGGTGCGATGCTTGTTCCGCCCGTAGTGATGTTAATCGTTATGTTCTTTACCTATTACTTATGGAAAAAATACGAGCAGGTAAAAGATCTTAACGTAACCAATACCAGGCTTGCGGGTAATACCGAACTGGCTTGA
- a CDS encoding GlxA family transcriptional regulator — protein MKHVAILIPNEAVLASIVDARTIFTGANDFLQSVGRQPVFDVHMIGLAKEVKVHGGMFSVHPDLLMSELGKTDMVIIPAISGDLDNAVKINQEFVPWIINQYKNGAEIVSLCIGSFILASTGLLNGKECSSHWITADKFRSMFPEVTLVDGRIVTEQQGLYSSGGATSYWSLLLLLIEKYAGRDIAIMAAKIYALEIDRKSQSPFAMFTGQKKHEDDPIKQAQEYIENNVTEKISVEDLSSKYAIGRRHFERRFKKATNNTPVEYIQRVKIEAAKKQLESTPKNVNEVMYDVGYTDAKAFRTVFKKITGLSPIDYRNKYNKEAAVA, from the coding sequence ATGAAACATGTTGCTATCCTGATACCCAATGAAGCGGTTTTAGCCAGTATTGTAGACGCGCGGACTATTTTTACAGGAGCCAATGACTTTTTACAATCCGTGGGCAGGCAGCCGGTTTTTGATGTGCACATGATTGGTCTTGCCAAAGAGGTTAAAGTGCATGGTGGCATGTTCTCGGTTCACCCCGATCTTTTGATGAGTGAATTGGGAAAAACCGACATGGTGATCATCCCGGCTATAAGCGGCGATCTGGACAATGCAGTAAAGATAAATCAGGAGTTTGTACCATGGATCATCAATCAATACAAAAACGGTGCTGAAATAGTTAGTTTGTGTATCGGCTCGTTTATACTGGCCTCTACTGGATTATTAAATGGCAAAGAATGTTCCAGCCACTGGATCACAGCGGATAAGTTTAGAAGCATGTTCCCGGAAGTAACACTGGTTGACGGACGCATTGTTACCGAACAGCAAGGCTTATATTCAAGTGGAGGCGCTACATCTTACTGGAGTTTGTTACTATTGTTAATAGAAAAATATGCAGGTCGGGACATAGCTATTATGGCCGCCAAGATCTATGCACTGGAAATAGACCGGAAAAGTCAGTCGCCTTTTGCAATGTTCACCGGGCAAAAGAAGCATGAGGATGATCCGATCAAGCAAGCCCAGGAATACATCGAAAATAATGTAACGGAGAAAATTTCGGTTGAAGACCTTTCTTCGAAATATGCCATAGGCCGCAGGCATTTTGAACGCCGGTTTAAGAAAGCTACCAACAATACGCCGGTTGAATATATTCAACGAGTGAAGATTGAAGCCGCAAAAAAGCAACTGGAAAGCACCCCGAAAAACGTCAACGAAGTAATGTATGATGTTGGTTATACCGATGCCAAAGCGTTCCGTACGGTTTTCAAAAAAATCACCGGATTATCGCCAATTGATTACCGAAA